One stretch of Ktedonobacteraceae bacterium DNA includes these proteins:
- the acs gene encoding acetate--CoA ligase: MAIEEEEGLVSEAQIAVHWREEQYFYPSPKFIGQANVNDPAILERFKEKNFPECFKEYADLLTWDQYWHTTLDTSNPPFWRWFVGGKLNACYNCVDRHREKNPNKAALIWVPEPEAEQTLAITYQELYVRVNEFAALLLDFGGVKTGDRVTFHMPMVPELPVSMLACARLGVIHSEVFGGFSGAACGGRIADSGSRILVTMDGYYRNGELVDHKAKADEAVKTAREQGVEVEKVLVWRRYPGKYSSNTPMVEGRDFFVDELLANYQRKIVPPVSMPAEAPLFLMYTSGTTGRPKGCQHSTGGYLSYVAGTSKYYQDIHPDDTYWCFADIGWITGHSYIVYGPLALGTTSVMYEGVPTYPDPGRPWRIAERLGVTIFHTAPTTVRMLRKVGSDQPAKYNYHFKHMTTVGEPIEPDVWRWYYHTIGKDEAVIVDTWWQTETGGFLCTTLPALQPMKPGSCGPGALGIYPVIYDEAGNEVPAGSGRAGNICIRNPWPGVFETIWGQPERFVQTYYAKYCKNPESKDWHDWPYFAGDGAVLAADGYFRILGRVDDVINVAGHRLGTKELESAALTVDEVAEAAAVPMMDELRGRVVEMYVSLKPGYTASKEIEDKVSQAIEREIGKIAKPRNIWIVADMPKTRSGKIMRRVLASITNFAPVGDVTTLANPEIVESTRRYVQSQKINRGEVPRELSETEMQEIKEFGSAE, translated from the coding sequence ATGGCAATTGAAGAAGAGGAAGGATTAGTCTCCGAAGCTCAGATTGCTGTTCACTGGCGCGAGGAGCAATACTTCTATCCCAGCCCAAAGTTTATTGGACAGGCGAATGTAAACGATCCGGCTATCCTTGAGCGATTTAAAGAAAAAAATTTCCCAGAGTGCTTCAAGGAATATGCCGACCTGCTCACCTGGGATCAGTACTGGCACACGACGCTGGATACGAGCAATCCGCCGTTCTGGAGGTGGTTCGTCGGCGGCAAACTCAATGCCTGCTACAACTGTGTCGACCGCCATCGCGAGAAGAATCCTAATAAGGCGGCCTTGATCTGGGTGCCCGAGCCGGAAGCAGAACAGACACTGGCCATCACGTATCAAGAACTTTATGTCAGGGTGAATGAATTCGCTGCATTGCTTCTCGATTTTGGCGGCGTTAAGACCGGCGACCGTGTCACTTTCCACATGCCGATGGTGCCTGAACTGCCCGTTTCCATGCTCGCTTGCGCCCGTCTGGGCGTGATTCATTCTGAGGTATTTGGTGGATTCAGCGGGGCAGCATGTGGAGGCCGCATTGCAGATTCGGGCAGTCGTATCCTGGTGACAATGGATGGCTATTACCGTAATGGAGAGCTGGTCGATCACAAGGCCAAGGCAGACGAGGCGGTAAAAACGGCCCGCGAACAAGGTGTCGAGGTTGAGAAGGTTCTGGTCTGGCGGCGCTATCCCGGCAAGTATTCTTCTAATACGCCGATGGTCGAAGGGCGAGATTTCTTTGTTGATGAGCTGCTCGCCAACTATCAACGAAAAATCGTCCCGCCGGTTTCTATGCCTGCCGAGGCCCCATTGTTCCTCATGTACACTAGCGGCACGACCGGACGGCCCAAGGGGTGCCAGCATAGCACCGGCGGCTACCTGTCCTATGTGGCCGGAACGTCGAAGTACTATCAGGATATCCATCCCGATGATACCTACTGGTGCTTCGCCGATATCGGTTGGATCACCGGTCACTCCTATATCGTGTATGGCCCACTGGCGTTGGGAACGACAAGTGTAATGTACGAAGGTGTGCCAACCTATCCCGATCCTGGCCGACCCTGGCGCATCGCTGAACGGCTGGGTGTGACCATCTTCCATACCGCTCCAACGACTGTTCGCATGCTGCGCAAGGTTGGCTCCGATCAGCCGGCCAAATACAACTACCATTTCAAGCACATGACCACGGTAGGTGAACCGATTGAGCCGGATGTCTGGCGCTGGTATTACCATACCATTGGTAAGGATGAAGCCGTCATTGTCGACACGTGGTGGCAGACTGAGACAGGTGGCTTCCTCTGCACTACACTACCTGCCTTGCAGCCAATGAAGCCTGGCAGTTGCGGTCCCGGCGCGCTTGGCATCTACCCGGTGATCTATGATGAGGCAGGCAATGAGGTTCCAGCCGGAAGCGGGCGCGCGGGCAACATCTGTATTCGCAATCCCTGGCCAGGTGTTTTCGAGACAATCTGGGGCCAGCCGGAACGCTTTGTGCAAACCTATTATGCCAAGTACTGCAAGAATCCCGAAAGTAAGGACTGGCATGACTGGCCGTACTTCGCCGGTGATGGCGCGGTACTGGCCGCCGACGGCTACTTCCGCATCCTGGGTCGCGTTGACGACGTGATCAACGTAGCCGGACATCGTCTTGGCACCAAGGAGCTTGAGTCTGCCGCTCTGACCGTCGATGAGGTTGCCGAGGCCGCCGCTGTTCCCATGATGGACGAGTTGCGCGGTAGAGTGGTCGAGATGTATGTCTCGCTCAAACCTGGTTACACAGCAAGCAAGGAAATCGAGGATAAGGTATCCCAGGCGATTGAAAGGGAGATCGGCAAGATCGCCAAACCGAGGAATATCTGGATCGTCGCGGATATGCCGAAGACACGCTCCGGCAAGATCATGCGCCGCGTCCTTGCTTCGATTACCAACTTCGCTCCCGTGGGCGATGTGACGACGCTTGCCAACCCGGAGATCGTTGAAAGTACGCGCCGTTATGTACAAAGCCAGAAGATTAACCGTGGAGAGGTGCCACGCGAACTCTCCGAAACGGAGATGCAGGAAATCAAGGAGTTCGGTAGCGCGGAATAG